ACCCTTTTTCAAATCAATGTCGTACTGATGTTTATCTGCATTACTTGTATAATGCATATCCTTTTCCACTTCAAAATCAATCCCGCCTACGGCATCCACCAGTTTGATAAAACCCTGGAAATCCGTGTACACATAATATTGCACCGGAATGCCTAACAGATCGCCAGCCGTCTTCATGGCTGTGTTGGGTCCGTGAGTAATGGCGGTATTAATTCGATTTTTTCCGTAACCGGGAATATCCACGTACGTATCACGCAAAATAGAGAACAGGTGGATTTTTTTCTTGACGGGGTCCAGTGACACGACCATCATGCTGTCTGATCGGGGGACTTCCCCTTTCTGGATACCGCGCCCATCGACACCCATTAGCAAAATATTGACCATATCGGTACCTTCCCACTTGGGCGGTTCTGGCGTACGAACCTGATCGACCTGCTTTACATTTTTGAAGGGGGAGTTAGCACCCTCTTTATGCAGATTATCCAGCTGATTATAAATAGATGTAAAATAGTACACGGCAAAGCCGACAATCGCGACGATTACCACGGCTAGAACCGACCATATCGTCCTTTTGGTTCTGCTTGTCATGGATGCTCTCCCTTTCGCTTTTCAGTTCATTACATTATAATTTCTTTTTGGAGCACAATCAATTTAACTATGGATTTTACAAATCCTGATTGAGAGGTATAACATGCTGGCAATAGATGTGCAGGATCTGCGCAAAACATTTAAGGTTCAAAAAAATCGCGAGGGCTTAAAAGGCGCCTTCCTTGATTTATTTGCCCGCGAATACAACGAGGTAGCCGCGGTCAAAGATATATCTTTCCGTATTCCGCAAGGAGAAATATGCGGTTATATCGGTGAGAATGGCGCCGGAAAGTCCACCACGATTAAGATGCTGACAGGCATTCTCGTGCCGACATCGGGACATCTCAAGGTGGGCGGTTATGTCCCCTATGAGGAACGTGAGAAATTTGTAGGCAACATTGGTGTTGTTTTCGGTCAGCGCAGCCAGCTTTGGTGGGACATCGGTGTGATCGAGTCTTTTCAACTACTGCGGAAAGTATATCAGGTTCCGGCTACTGACTTCAAACGCAGGCTGGATGAGCTGGTGGAGAGACTGCAATTGCAGGATCTGCTAAGCCGCCCGGTACGCAAGCTTAGTCTCGGGCAACGGATGCGCTGTGAGTTGGTAGCAGCCTTGCTGCACAATCCGTCTATTGTTTTTCTGGACGAGCCGACCATTGGGCTTGACATTATGGTGAAGTCCGAAATCCGCGAGTTTCTGAAGGACATGAACCGGGATCACGGTACGACTATTTTGCTGACGACCCATGATTTGCAGGATATTGAAGCGCTGTGCTCGCGCGTCATTATGCTGGATGATGGGAATATCATTTATGATGGTGGTCTTGAGGATCTGAAGGCGCGTTGGGGTACAGGTCGAGAAGTACGGTTCCAGTTCGGCACATCGACCCAATTGGAGCAATTACAGGCATGGACTGCTGATATGCCATTGGCTTGGACGGTGGATAATGATTTGGCTGCCAAGGTATGGATTCCTCTTCATATTAATGTATCGGATGTGCTCGCTTGCGTAGTCGGTCGCACGGACATTACGGATATCAAAATCATTGAAACCAACACGGATGATATCGTCCGCAGTATCTATCAGTCTGGCTCGGCGGAACGCCAGGGCAATCCGGTAGTGGAGGCCAAAGTTCATGCTTAGCGTATACACCGATTTTATTCGTATTCGATTTCTCACGATGCTGGCTTATCGTGTGAACTATTATTCAGGAATCCTTATTTATTGCATGAATATTGGCGTGTATTATTTCACATACAAAGCGATATATGGCGATGCGGGTAGCATTGGAGGCTTTACCGCTGCTCAGATGACGACGTATGTAGCCGTATCGTGGATGGCGAGAGCCTTTTATTTTAACAATCTGGATCGTGAGATATCGACGGATATTCGTGATGGAAGCATTGCAATTCAGATGATCCGACCTTATAACTATGTACTTGTTAAATTTATGCAAGGACTCGGCGAGGGAATGTTCCGTTTTCTGTTGTTTATGATTCCAGGTATGGCGATTGCGTTGCTGCTATTTCCGGTGAAACTTCCCACGGATCCGGTAGCCTGGGTTGGTTTTCTGGTCATGCTGTTTTTCAGCTTTATGATCAACACTCAGATCAATATTATTACGGGATTAACGGCCTTTTTTATCGAAAATAATGAGGGCATGATGCGTATGAAGCGCGTAGTTGTAGATCTGTTTTCTGGATTGATTTTGCCAATTAGTTTGTTCCCAGGCTGGCTGGCGACAATCGCCCAATGGATGCCGTTTCAGGCAATTACCTATTTGCCGGGCTCTGTATTTACGGGACGTGTAAAAGGCGTTGGCATTTGGAATGTACTGGGTATCCAAATCATTTGGCTGGTCGTTCTGCTCGTGCCGATGATCATCATTTGGCGACTGGCGCGCAGACGTCTGTTCGTGCAGGGAGGGTAAGCCGATGATGTACTATTTGGGTCTCATTAGCGAATATTTAAAAAATTACATGAAGTCACGGCTCACCTATCGGGCCGACTTTTGGGTAGAAGTTATTTCAGATCTGTTGTTTCAGGCCACGAATCTTATTTTTATCCTGGTTATTTTTATGCACACAGACAGTTTGGGTGGCTGGAGTGAAAATGAAGTCGTGTTCGTTTATGGATTTTTTATGGTTCCTTACGGACTATTCAGCTGTTTCGTCAACCTTTGGAACTTTAGCGAGCGTTATATTGTAAAAGGTGAACTCGACCGGGTAATGACCCGTCCTGCGTATAATCTGTTCCAGATTTTCCTTGAAAATGTGGACCCGCCCGCACTGGTCGGCTCAGTGATCGGTCTGATTATTATGGGGATCAGCGGGGCACAGATGGACTTGGCTATGGAGTGGTGGTTCATACCGGCGCTGATCATTTTGAGCCTAAGTGCCGTGGCGATCTATACGGGGATATACACCATATTGACTTCCCTTTCGTTTTTTTCGGATGCGCCGACAGGAATTATTCCGCTCATGTACAATATTCAGGGCTACGGACGTTATCCAGTAACGATCTATAACCGAGCCATTCAGGTTGTGCTGACTTGGATACTACCGTTTGCTTTTGTTGGCGTATATCCAGCCTCCCTGTTCCTTCACCGAGAGGACATGCGCCATATGGCGCTCTTAACTCCTGTGATGGGAATTGTCTTTCTGACCTTGGGCTTACTGGCATGGAACTGGGGAATTCGCCGCTACAGAGGGGCAGGCTCATAGGTCAGGTTATATAAGAACCCCCACAAGATAGGAGATGATGAGATGTCCGCGGCATTTACCGTTATTGGACAAGCGGCACCGGATTTTGAATTGCCTGGCAGTGAGGGAAAGCATGTTAAGCTGTCAGATTATCGAGGCAGTAGGGTGTTGATATATTTCTATCCCAAGGACTTGACCTCTAGCTGCTCGACACAGGCTTGTGATTTTCGGGATAAACATACGGAGTTTGAAGGTTTGAACACGGTGATTCTGGGGATAAGCCCTGATCCACTCAAGCAGCATGACAAGTTTATTGCCAAGTACGGACTCCCTTTTCAGTTGTTATCTGATGAAGAGCATCAGGTCGCTGAGACGTATGGTGTATGGCAGCAAAAACAGATGTACGGCAAGCAGTACATGGGCATTGTTCGGTCTACGTTCCTTATTGATGAAAATGGTATCTTAGTTCACGAATGGCGTGGTTTAAGAGTAAAAGGGCACATTGATGCTGCGCTGGCATACATTCAGGATATGGCGTAAGTGAAGAACAAAAAAACCTTTTGGAATCGGATTATGCTTCTTTAAGCATCGGTTTCAAAAGGTTTTTGTTAATTTTTGGATACGTCCTGTCGATGCTTCCACTTTTGCTTGCAGAAATAAACACCCCATAAAACAAGCGGAATGATCAAGCCGTTTGTATAATGCCAGGTAGACATGGGATAAACAAGAGTTCTTACATAATAAAACACATTTGGGGTTATCAAAATGGTCATACCAAACACAAGCGCTCCTGCGGGGATGACAAAGGGGCGGATATTAGAAATTCGGAATAGCTGGGTTGTTCCGAAAGTAAACGCGTAAAAGAAAAGGACACCTTTGAAATAGGCAGCAAGTGCCCAGGTTAAAGTTACTAACGATTCGACTCGTGTAATATAATTGAGCTCGTTAATCTTTGTTGTGAGAGCAGAAGAAATGTATGGACTATAATTGGTCACAAAGGGACCAACGACAAGGAGAGAGAGAAGCAGAAACACGCTAATCAGGAATCCGCCTATAAGAGAGGTGAGCAACATGTCCTTTTTAAAATGGGCTTTTTTGTTTACATAAGGAAAAACCATGAGCATAATAGACATTTCGGCAAAAGGCATAGCCACGCCTGGAACCATTCCTTTAGCAACAGGAGCTAACCCGTTTTCCAAAACAGGCCGTACATTAGAAAGCTGAATTTGTGGCAGGAGTGCAAGGATCAGACCGGAGAAGATTAATATATATGCTGGTAATAGCATCTCGCTAACACGACCGAAAACTTCAATTCCCATTAGCGCAGTAAGCACCATTAGGGAAATTCCCATAACGAGCAGGACATGCAGAGGGGTTTGTACAAATAACTGGGTAGTCAGGTAATCGCCTACCTCTCTAGCAATAAGAGCGGTGTTCATTAAAAAATAAAACAAATACCAGCAGGAGACAATGGTTCCGAATACAGGCCCGAAAATTTTACGGATCGCTTCAATAAGTGTAAGGCCCGGGTAGAGTTCATGGACACGAAGGAGCACGTAAATAATAATTAAACCTAACGGTATGGACAGTATAGAGCTGATCCAGGCATCCTGATGAGCAATATGCGTAATCATAGTCGGATAAATTAAGAGCATATCCCCGATTAAACACATAAACATAAGGACAGTCACTTGCCGAACACTGATACGTTCTTTTTTTGACATTTGTGGCTGCCTCCCTTCTAAAAGCCAAATACATGTGAAATAAAAGCGTTAACAGGGTTATAGATGATCTCTATCAGAATCAGCGGACTTGGCGTAACCTCTAATTTGGCAGCAAGAATACTAAGCCATGTGCCTAATCCGAGCATAACGATGTACACGAACATATCCTTAAAGCGATGCTTTCGGTACAAGCCTGGCAAATCTTTGGCAGCGATGGCTAAGCCGATACAGATAATGATAGTGGTAATCAGCATGTCGATGCTCCTTCCTTTGAGGGTGAGGCTCAACCAGATCCCAGGCTATGATTGCCTTTCGATCTCAACTTGTATACGACAAGCAGCAGTAAAGGCAGGACAACGGAATCCGTCAAATCCCAATAAATCCAAGCGTGGACGATCGTATCCAGATAATAAGTAATGTTGGGTGCCGACACGATAATCAGACCAAACAGGATCATAAAGCTAGGGCCAAGAAAGGTCCGTACATTGTCTAATCGCAGTAGCTGAGTCATTCCTAAGGTAAAGGCATAGAAGTGTAAAATGGTTTTAACAAAGGTAGTGATAATCCAGGCTATGCTCATCATAGATTCAACTCTCTGTAAGAAATTTCCTATGTTGATTTTTTTAGATAGCGTATAAGAGGTATACACACTATGTTCGGTTACAAAAGGGCCCAGAACCATGAGAGAAACCAAGAGTAGTACGCTTAACAGAACGCTGGCAGTAAGTCCGGCTAGCAAAACCGATTTTTTTAGACCCGGTTTTTTGTTCACATAGGGAAAAATCATGAGTAAAAAAGCTAATTCTCCGAATGGGTAGGACAGTGCAAATAGGCTGCCTTCCATAATCTTGGGAATACCTTGCTCCAGCATAGGCTTAAGCTGCTGACTTTCACATTGGGGAAGCAAGCACAGGATTAAAAACAAAGTGAAAGCCAA
The Paenibacillus peoriae DNA segment above includes these coding regions:
- a CDS encoding ABC transporter permease, with the translated sequence MLSVYTDFIRIRFLTMLAYRVNYYSGILIYCMNIGVYYFTYKAIYGDAGSIGGFTAAQMTTYVAVSWMARAFYFNNLDREISTDIRDGSIAIQMIRPYNYVLVKFMQGLGEGMFRFLLFMIPGMAIALLLFPVKLPTDPVAWVGFLVMLFFSFMINTQINIITGLTAFFIENNEGMMRMKRVVVDLFSGLILPISLFPGWLATIAQWMPFQAITYLPGSVFTGRVKGVGIWNVLGIQIIWLVVLLVPMIIIWRLARRRLFVQGG
- a CDS encoding GerAB/ArcD/ProY family transporter, producing the protein MSKKERISVRQVTVLMFMCLIGDMLLIYPTMITHIAHQDAWISSILSIPLGLIIIYVLLRVHELYPGLTLIEAIRKIFGPVFGTIVSCWYLFYFLMNTALIAREVGDYLTTQLFVQTPLHVLLVMGISLMVLTALMGIEVFGRVSEMLLPAYILIFSGLILALLPQIQLSNVRPVLENGLAPVAKGMVPGVAMPFAEMSIMLMVFPYVNKKAHFKKDMLLTSLIGGFLISVFLLLSLLVVGPFVTNYSPYISSALTTKINELNYITRVESLVTLTWALAAYFKGVLFFYAFTFGTTQLFRISNIRPFVIPAGALVFGMTILITPNVFYYVRTLVYPMSTWHYTNGLIIPLVLWGVYFCKQKWKHRQDVSKN
- a CDS encoding GerAB/ArcD/ProY family transporter; its protein translation is MEEKGRISIRNIAVLVFLSIIGDCVLVYPSLITSISKQDAWISSFLSIPAGLAVLLLLLRVHQLYPDLTFIQLCQRILGPWLGSLISIWYLFHLLMNSAIYLREVGDFMNSQTYVMTPLPVINLLLILALMWGMYMGLEPIARTAQILLPLCLAFTLFLILCLLPQCESQQLKPMLEQGIPKIMEGSLFALSYPFGELAFLLMIFPYVNKKPGLKKSVLLAGLTASVLLSVLLLVSLMVLGPFVTEHSVYTSYTLSKKINIGNFLQRVESMMSIAWIITTFVKTILHFYAFTLGMTQLLRLDNVRTFLGPSFMILFGLIIVSAPNITYYLDTIVHAWIYWDLTDSVVLPLLLLVVYKLRSKGNHSLGSG
- the bcp gene encoding thioredoxin-dependent thiol peroxidase; the protein is MSAAFTVIGQAAPDFELPGSEGKHVKLSDYRGSRVLIYFYPKDLTSSCSTQACDFRDKHTEFEGLNTVILGISPDPLKQHDKFIAKYGLPFQLLSDEEHQVAETYGVWQQKQMYGKQYMGIVRSTFLIDENGILVHEWRGLRVKGHIDAALAYIQDMA
- a CDS encoding ABC transporter ATP-binding protein — encoded protein: MLAIDVQDLRKTFKVQKNREGLKGAFLDLFAREYNEVAAVKDISFRIPQGEICGYIGENGAGKSTTIKMLTGILVPTSGHLKVGGYVPYEEREKFVGNIGVVFGQRSQLWWDIGVIESFQLLRKVYQVPATDFKRRLDELVERLQLQDLLSRPVRKLSLGQRMRCELVAALLHNPSIVFLDEPTIGLDIMVKSEIREFLKDMNRDHGTTILLTTHDLQDIEALCSRVIMLDDGNIIYDGGLEDLKARWGTGREVRFQFGTSTQLEQLQAWTADMPLAWTVDNDLAAKVWIPLHINVSDVLACVVGRTDITDIKIIETNTDDIVRSIYQSGSAERQGNPVVEAKVHA
- a CDS encoding ABC transporter permease yields the protein MMYYLGLISEYLKNYMKSRLTYRADFWVEVISDLLFQATNLIFILVIFMHTDSLGGWSENEVVFVYGFFMVPYGLFSCFVNLWNFSERYIVKGELDRVMTRPAYNLFQIFLENVDPPALVGSVIGLIIMGISGAQMDLAMEWWFIPALIILSLSAVAIYTGIYTILTSLSFFSDAPTGIIPLMYNIQGYGRYPVTIYNRAIQVVLTWILPFAFVGVYPASLFLHREDMRHMALLTPVMGIVFLTLGLLAWNWGIRRYRGAGS
- a CDS encoding LCP family protein, with the translated sequence MTSRTKRTIWSVLAVVIVAIVGFAVYYFTSIYNQLDNLHKEGANSPFKNVKQVDQVRTPEPPKWEGTDMVNILLMGVDGRGIQKGEVPRSDSMMVVSLDPVKKKIHLFSILRDTYVDIPGYGKNRINTAITHGPNTAMKTAGDLLGIPVQYYVYTDFQGFIKLVDAVGGIDFEVEKDMHYTSNADKHQYDIDLKKGMQHLDGNTALQYVRFRHDAMSDFSRSGRQRAFLEAVAQKMQTTTSIANLPNILEQVNPYIDTNLSVNDMWKLANVGYQSNFAGSEQVPPMKMLGEENVGGAAVLTVRDPEELKTYVQDIFNNPPTQTQEQNKDQTETKQPDSASSTKTDKASFTGGSKASDENASKQSTTKTGQKEL